In Bos indicus isolate NIAB-ARS_2022 breed Sahiwal x Tharparkar chromosome 19, NIAB-ARS_B.indTharparkar_mat_pri_1.0, whole genome shotgun sequence, the following proteins share a genomic window:
- the MYCBPAP gene encoding MYCBP-associated protein isoform X3, translated as MTLISTKEEPKQEAPKEEKAHPPWVPPLQHNFLKNWQRNIALRKKQQDALSERLKKPVSELLMHTGETYRQIQEERELLDRMLSTRSDGKGCKLTSGFWSRLEYVGDEMTGLVMTKTKTQHGLVEPITQIKKPWSIQAEMGLPAQKDAWYRYTWDRSLFLTCRRKELQSIMAELNFSQQDIDGLEVVGKGRPFSSVMVEDYSVFERSLESSSEDTVHLDLLANYPDVVPMPVLGPSLLFCGKPACWIRSSNSEDKRHVGIAVRLTFETLEGEKTSSELTVVNNGTVAIWYDWRRRSQWDSFQDLKRNRMQRFYFNNREGVILPGKTKNFTFFFKSLNAGIFRECWEFGTHPTLLGGALLQVNLHAVSLAQDIFRDERKLLESKLAAHEAVTVVENVLQELLRGILTPERTQSPVDASVTEEDLFHHRNPQLHYQHQVVQHLHSLWHQYMILPLKAEEARPGEEGHLSPRAQAAATLSAYSEETSMKIESSAHLKSPTLDPQLPRQESEAVKDSQDHVGSQKTGLGVRPSQRKSIMEEILVEGSPDLESIRSPWELDGLPLPEWNLCLEDFRKAVMALPEENQREDALIRLNKAALELCQEPRPLHPDFLYQMCLQLWRDLIDSLVSHSLWLRALLGLPEKETIYLDMPEEQGGVPERRDDLPSYRKSPPVTEVKVTSGKVGKEDRKGASQEKKQFGIRDKEDKKGPRLSPGKEDRLNSKKHKTKDDKKPVKSLSRDGLSLDEPAPDSIIPSQEPIDPLVMEKYTHRLHTEVCGLLDALVTDLLALADDLHPQKNAEEPLRLCP; from the exons ATGACCCTCATCTCAACTAAAGAAGAGCCAAAGCAGGAAGCCCCCAAAGAAGAGAAGGCACATCCTCCCTGGGTCCCGCCTCTGCAGCACAACTTTCTGAAAAACTGGCAGCGCAACATAGCCCTTCGGAAGAAGCAGCAGGATGCTCTCAGCG AACGGCTGAAGAAGCCAGTCAGCGAGCTGCTGATGCACACAGGGGAGACCTACAGACAGATCCAGGAGGAGCGGGAGCTCCTTGACCGAATGCTGTCAACACGGTCTGATGGGAAG GGCTGCAAGTTGACCAGTGGGTTCTGGAGTCGACTGGAATACGTGGGAGACGAAATGACGGGTCTGGTAATGACAAAGACAAAAACTCAGCATGGCCTCGTGGAGCCAATCACTCAGATCAAGAAGCCCTGGTCCATCCAGGCAGAGATGG GGTTGCCAGCCCAGAAGGACGCATGGTACCGCTACACCTGGGATCGGAGTCTGTTTCTGACCTGCCGGCGCAAGGAGCTGCAGAGCATCATGGCAGAGCTGAATTTTAGCCAGCAG gaCATTGATGGCCTGGAGGTGGTGGGCAAAGGGCGGCCTTTCTCCAGTGTTATGGTGGAAGACTATTCAGTGTTTGAAAGGAGCTTGGAAAGCTCCTCTGAGGACACAGTGCACTT AGACTTATTGGCCAATTACCCTGATGTGGTTCCTATGCCTGTTCTTGGCCCTTCTCTGCTGTTCTGTGGGAAGCCAGCCTGCTGGATCCGAAGCAGTAATTCAGAGGACAAG aggCATGTTGGAATTGCTGTCCGCTTGACCTTTGAAACTCTAGAAGGGGAGAAAACATCTTCAGAACTGACCGTGGTCAATAATGGCACAGTGGCCATTTGGTATGACTGGCGGCGGCGGTCACAGTGGGACTCTTTCCAAGACCTGAAGAGGAATAGGATGCAGAGGTTCTACTTCAACAATCGGGAAG GTGTAATTCTGCCTGGAAAAACTAAAAACTTTACCTTTTTCTTCAAATCTTTGAATGCTGGGATCTTCAGGGAGTGTTGGGAATTTGGAACCCACCCTACCCTATTGGGAGGGGCTCTGCTGCAGGTCAACCTCCATGCGGTCTCCTTGGCCCAGGACATTTTTCGGGATGAGAGGAAGTTATTGGAG AGCAAACTGGCCGCCCATGAAGCAGTCACCGTCGTGGAGAACGTGCTGCAGGAGCTCCTGAGGGGGATCCTGACGCCCGAGCGCACACAGTCACCTGTGGATGCCTCTGTCACTGAGGAGGACTTGTTCCACCATAGGAATCCTCAG CTGCATTACCAGCACCAGGTGGTGCAACATCTGCACAGTCTGTGGCACCAGTACATGATCCTGCCCCTCAAGGCTGAGGAGGCCAGGCCCGGCGAGGAGGGGCACCTcagccccagggcccaggctgCTGCAACCCTGTCAGCCTACTCGGAGGAGACCTCAATGAAGATTGAGTCTTCTGCACACCTTAAGAGCCCAACGTTAGACCCTCAACTGCCCCGGCAGGAGAGCGAGGCCGTCAAGGACTCCCAGGATCATGTTGGGTCCCAGAAGACCGGGCTAGGGGTCAGGCCTTCTCAGCGGAAGAGCATCATGGAGGAGATCCTGGTGGAGGGGAGCCCAGATCTGGAGAGCATCAGGAGCCCCTGGGAACTGGATGGCCTTCCTCTGCCAGAGTGGAATCTCTGTCTGGAAGACTTCAGAAAG GCAGTGATGGCACTCCCTGAGGAGAACCAGAGAGAAGACGCCCTAATCAGGCTCAACAAAGCGGCCCTGGAGCTGTGCCAGGAACCGCGGCCGTTGCACCCTGACTTCCTGTACCAGATGTG TTTGCAGCTGTGGCGAGATCTGATTGACAGCCTGGTAAGCCATTCCCTGTGGCTGAGGGCTCTGCTGGGCCTGCCTGAGAAGGAGACCATCTACCTGGACATGCCAGAAGAGCAAG GTGGAGTCCCAGAGAGGCGAGATGACTTGCCATCCT ATCGAAAATCACCTCCTGTCACAGAAGTGAAGGTAACTTCTGGGAAAGTGGGAAAGGAGGACCGGAAAGGGGCATCCCAGGAAAAGAAACAGTTTGGAATCAGagacaaagaagataaaaaaggACCCAGGCTGTCACCTGGGAAAGAG GACCGTTTAAATAGCAAGAAGCACAAAACAAAGGATGACAAGAAGCCGGTGAAATCTTTAAGTCGGGACGGGCTTTCCTTGGACGAGCCTGCCCCTGACAGCATCATCCCGTCTCAGGAACCCATAGATCCCCTGGTCATGGAGAAATACACCCACAGGCTGCACACTGAG GTCTGTGGGCTGCTGGATGCCCTGGTGACCGACCTGCTGGCCCTGGCTGACGACCTCCACCCCCAAAAGAATGCTGAGGAGCCTTTGCGTCTCTGCCCCTGA
- the MYCBPAP gene encoding MYCBP-associated protein isoform X4, translated as MKSLKKESRLRIPTNRFLEAPESVKEKKRAKVPEQPTPPIQEEPEPVSNVLQGDDILALAIKKEDLRKQHLPRLIETEDKHVITQRFIIRKPKPKDHRKVSHLVAHPATPDAATKPLDYSGPGDIFHGSDQILPHHILGSLQDFKRIAVARGNTQLAELIHTPPCLMTLISTKEEPKQEAPKEEKAHPPWVPPLQHNFLKNWQRNIALRKKQQDALSERLKKPVSELLMHTGETYRQIQEERELLDRMLSTRSDGKGCKLTSGFWSRLEYVGDEMTGLVMTKTKTQHGLVEPITQIKKPWSIQAEMGLPAQKDAWYRYTWDRSLFLTCRRKELQSIMAELNFSQQDIDGLEVVGKGRPFSSVMVEDYSVFERSLESSSEDTVHLDLLANYPDVVPMPVLGPSLLFCGKPACWIRSSNSEDKRHVGIAVRLTFETLEGEKTSSELTVVNNGTVAIWYDWRRRSQWDSFQDLKRNRMQRFYFNNREGVILPGKTKNFTFFFKSLNAGIFRECWEFGTHPTLLGGALLQVNLHAVSLAQDIFRDERKLLESKLAAHEAVTVVENVLQELLRGILTPERTQSPVDASVTEEDLFHHRNPQLHYQHQVVQHLHSLWHQYMILPLKAEEARPGEEGHLSPRAQAAATLSAYSEETSMKIESSAHLKSPTLDPQLPRQESEAVKDSQDHVGSQKTGLGVRPSQRKSIMEEILVEGSPDLESIRSPWELDGLPLPEWNLCLEDFRKAVMALPEENQREDALIRLNKAALELCQEPRPLHPDFLYQMCLQLWRDLIDSLVSHSLWLRALLGLPEKETIYLDMPEEQDRKSPPVTEVKVTSGKVGKEDRKGASQEKKQFGIRDKEDKKGPRLSPGKEDRLNSKKHKTKDDKKPVKSLSRDGLSLDEPAPDSIIPSQEPIDPLVMEKYTHRLHTEVCGLLDALVTDLLALADDLHPQKNAEEPLRLCP; from the exons AAAAGAAGCGGGCAAAGGTACCTGAACAGCCCACACCCCCAATTCAGGAAGAACCTGAACCTGTTAGCAATGTGCTACAAGGAGATGACATTCTTGCCTTAGCCATTAAGAAGGAAGACTTGAGGAAG caaCATCTTCCTCGCCTTATTGAAACAGAAGATAAACATGTAATTACCCAGAGATTTATCATCCGTAAACCCAAACCCAAGGATCATAGGAAGGTCTCACACTTAGTAGCACATCCTGCTACTCCAGATGCAGCCACAAAGCCCCTGGACTACTCTG GACCAGGTGACATCTTCCATGGCAGTGATCAGATCCTGCCCCACCACATCCTGGGGAGTCTCCAGGACTTTAAGAGAATTGCAGTTGCTCGAGGGAACACCCAG CTGGCTGAGCTGATACACACCCCACCCTGTCTGATGACCCTCATCTCAACTAAAGAAGAGCCAAAGCAGGAAGCCCCCAAAGAAGAGAAGGCACATCCTCCCTGGGTCCCGCCTCTGCAGCACAACTTTCTGAAAAACTGGCAGCGCAACATAGCCCTTCGGAAGAAGCAGCAGGATGCTCTCAGCG AACGGCTGAAGAAGCCAGTCAGCGAGCTGCTGATGCACACAGGGGAGACCTACAGACAGATCCAGGAGGAGCGGGAGCTCCTTGACCGAATGCTGTCAACACGGTCTGATGGGAAG GGCTGCAAGTTGACCAGTGGGTTCTGGAGTCGACTGGAATACGTGGGAGACGAAATGACGGGTCTGGTAATGACAAAGACAAAAACTCAGCATGGCCTCGTGGAGCCAATCACTCAGATCAAGAAGCCCTGGTCCATCCAGGCAGAGATGG GGTTGCCAGCCCAGAAGGACGCATGGTACCGCTACACCTGGGATCGGAGTCTGTTTCTGACCTGCCGGCGCAAGGAGCTGCAGAGCATCATGGCAGAGCTGAATTTTAGCCAGCAG gaCATTGATGGCCTGGAGGTGGTGGGCAAAGGGCGGCCTTTCTCCAGTGTTATGGTGGAAGACTATTCAGTGTTTGAAAGGAGCTTGGAAAGCTCCTCTGAGGACACAGTGCACTT AGACTTATTGGCCAATTACCCTGATGTGGTTCCTATGCCTGTTCTTGGCCCTTCTCTGCTGTTCTGTGGGAAGCCAGCCTGCTGGATCCGAAGCAGTAATTCAGAGGACAAG aggCATGTTGGAATTGCTGTCCGCTTGACCTTTGAAACTCTAGAAGGGGAGAAAACATCTTCAGAACTGACCGTGGTCAATAATGGCACAGTGGCCATTTGGTATGACTGGCGGCGGCGGTCACAGTGGGACTCTTTCCAAGACCTGAAGAGGAATAGGATGCAGAGGTTCTACTTCAACAATCGGGAAG GTGTAATTCTGCCTGGAAAAACTAAAAACTTTACCTTTTTCTTCAAATCTTTGAATGCTGGGATCTTCAGGGAGTGTTGGGAATTTGGAACCCACCCTACCCTATTGGGAGGGGCTCTGCTGCAGGTCAACCTCCATGCGGTCTCCTTGGCCCAGGACATTTTTCGGGATGAGAGGAAGTTATTGGAG AGCAAACTGGCCGCCCATGAAGCAGTCACCGTCGTGGAGAACGTGCTGCAGGAGCTCCTGAGGGGGATCCTGACGCCCGAGCGCACACAGTCACCTGTGGATGCCTCTGTCACTGAGGAGGACTTGTTCCACCATAGGAATCCTCAG CTGCATTACCAGCACCAGGTGGTGCAACATCTGCACAGTCTGTGGCACCAGTACATGATCCTGCCCCTCAAGGCTGAGGAGGCCAGGCCCGGCGAGGAGGGGCACCTcagccccagggcccaggctgCTGCAACCCTGTCAGCCTACTCGGAGGAGACCTCAATGAAGATTGAGTCTTCTGCACACCTTAAGAGCCCAACGTTAGACCCTCAACTGCCCCGGCAGGAGAGCGAGGCCGTCAAGGACTCCCAGGATCATGTTGGGTCCCAGAAGACCGGGCTAGGGGTCAGGCCTTCTCAGCGGAAGAGCATCATGGAGGAGATCCTGGTGGAGGGGAGCCCAGATCTGGAGAGCATCAGGAGCCCCTGGGAACTGGATGGCCTTCCTCTGCCAGAGTGGAATCTCTGTCTGGAAGACTTCAGAAAG GCAGTGATGGCACTCCCTGAGGAGAACCAGAGAGAAGACGCCCTAATCAGGCTCAACAAAGCGGCCCTGGAGCTGTGCCAGGAACCGCGGCCGTTGCACCCTGACTTCCTGTACCAGATGTG TTTGCAGCTGTGGCGAGATCTGATTGACAGCCTGGTAAGCCATTCCCTGTGGCTGAGGGCTCTGCTGGGCCTGCCTGAGAAGGAGACCATCTACCTGGACATGCCAGAAGAGCAAG ATCGAAAATCACCTCCTGTCACAGAAGTGAAGGTAACTTCTGGGAAAGTGGGAAAGGAGGACCGGAAAGGGGCATCCCAGGAAAAGAAACAGTTTGGAATCAGagacaaagaagataaaaaaggACCCAGGCTGTCACCTGGGAAAGAG GACCGTTTAAATAGCAAGAAGCACAAAACAAAGGATGACAAGAAGCCGGTGAAATCTTTAAGTCGGGACGGGCTTTCCTTGGACGAGCCTGCCCCTGACAGCATCATCCCGTCTCAGGAACCCATAGATCCCCTGGTCATGGAGAAATACACCCACAGGCTGCACACTGAG GTCTGTGGGCTGCTGGATGCCCTGGTGACCGACCTGCTGGCCCTGGCTGACGACCTCCACCCCCAAAAGAATGCTGAGGAGCCTTTGCGTCTCTGCCCCTGA
- the MYCBPAP gene encoding MYCBP-associated protein isoform X2, producing MWGPVRVPAGYSLPSCLFFLLPGPGDIFHGSDQILPHHILGSLQDFKRIAVARGNTQLAELIHTPPCLMTLISTKEEPKQEAPKEEKAHPPWVPPLQHNFLKNWQRNIALRKKQQDALSERLKKPVSELLMHTGETYRQIQEERELLDRMLSTRSDGKGCKLTSGFWSRLEYVGDEMTGLVMTKTKTQHGLVEPITQIKKPWSIQAEMGLPAQKDAWYRYTWDRSLFLTCRRKELQSIMAELNFSQQDIDGLEVVGKGRPFSSVMVEDYSVFERSLESSSEDTVHLDLLANYPDVVPMPVLGPSLLFCGKPACWIRSSNSEDKRHVGIAVRLTFETLEGEKTSSELTVVNNGTVAIWYDWRRRSQWDSFQDLKRNRMQRFYFNNREGVILPGKTKNFTFFFKSLNAGIFRECWEFGTHPTLLGGALLQVNLHAVSLAQDIFRDERKLLESKLAAHEAVTVVENVLQELLRGILTPERTQSPVDASVTEEDLFHHRNPQLHYQHQVVQHLHSLWHQYMILPLKAEEARPGEEGHLSPRAQAAATLSAYSEETSMKIESSAHLKSPTLDPQLPRQESEAVKDSQDHVGSQKTGLGVRPSQRKSIMEEILVEGSPDLESIRSPWELDGLPLPEWNLCLEDFRKAVMALPEENQREDALIRLNKAALELCQEPRPLHPDFLYQMCLQLWRDLIDSLVSHSLWLRALLGLPEKETIYLDMPEEQGGVPERRDDLPSYRKSPPVTEVKVTSGKVGKEDRKGASQEKKQFGIRDKEDKKGPRLSPGKEDRLNSKKHKTKDDKKPVKSLSRDGLSLDEPAPDSIIPSQEPIDPLVMEKYTHRLHTEVCGLLDALVTDLLALADDLHPQKNAEEPLRLCP from the exons ATGTGGGGCCCTGTCAGAGTACCAGCTGGCTATAGCTtgccttcctgcctcttctttTTGCTTCCAGGACCAGGTGACATCTTCCATGGCAGTGATCAGATCCTGCCCCACCACATCCTGGGGAGTCTCCAGGACTTTAAGAGAATTGCAGTTGCTCGAGGGAACACCCAG CTGGCTGAGCTGATACACACCCCACCCTGTCTGATGACCCTCATCTCAACTAAAGAAGAGCCAAAGCAGGAAGCCCCCAAAGAAGAGAAGGCACATCCTCCCTGGGTCCCGCCTCTGCAGCACAACTTTCTGAAAAACTGGCAGCGCAACATAGCCCTTCGGAAGAAGCAGCAGGATGCTCTCAGCG AACGGCTGAAGAAGCCAGTCAGCGAGCTGCTGATGCACACAGGGGAGACCTACAGACAGATCCAGGAGGAGCGGGAGCTCCTTGACCGAATGCTGTCAACACGGTCTGATGGGAAG GGCTGCAAGTTGACCAGTGGGTTCTGGAGTCGACTGGAATACGTGGGAGACGAAATGACGGGTCTGGTAATGACAAAGACAAAAACTCAGCATGGCCTCGTGGAGCCAATCACTCAGATCAAGAAGCCCTGGTCCATCCAGGCAGAGATGG GGTTGCCAGCCCAGAAGGACGCATGGTACCGCTACACCTGGGATCGGAGTCTGTTTCTGACCTGCCGGCGCAAGGAGCTGCAGAGCATCATGGCAGAGCTGAATTTTAGCCAGCAG gaCATTGATGGCCTGGAGGTGGTGGGCAAAGGGCGGCCTTTCTCCAGTGTTATGGTGGAAGACTATTCAGTGTTTGAAAGGAGCTTGGAAAGCTCCTCTGAGGACACAGTGCACTT AGACTTATTGGCCAATTACCCTGATGTGGTTCCTATGCCTGTTCTTGGCCCTTCTCTGCTGTTCTGTGGGAAGCCAGCCTGCTGGATCCGAAGCAGTAATTCAGAGGACAAG aggCATGTTGGAATTGCTGTCCGCTTGACCTTTGAAACTCTAGAAGGGGAGAAAACATCTTCAGAACTGACCGTGGTCAATAATGGCACAGTGGCCATTTGGTATGACTGGCGGCGGCGGTCACAGTGGGACTCTTTCCAAGACCTGAAGAGGAATAGGATGCAGAGGTTCTACTTCAACAATCGGGAAG GTGTAATTCTGCCTGGAAAAACTAAAAACTTTACCTTTTTCTTCAAATCTTTGAATGCTGGGATCTTCAGGGAGTGTTGGGAATTTGGAACCCACCCTACCCTATTGGGAGGGGCTCTGCTGCAGGTCAACCTCCATGCGGTCTCCTTGGCCCAGGACATTTTTCGGGATGAGAGGAAGTTATTGGAG AGCAAACTGGCCGCCCATGAAGCAGTCACCGTCGTGGAGAACGTGCTGCAGGAGCTCCTGAGGGGGATCCTGACGCCCGAGCGCACACAGTCACCTGTGGATGCCTCTGTCACTGAGGAGGACTTGTTCCACCATAGGAATCCTCAG CTGCATTACCAGCACCAGGTGGTGCAACATCTGCACAGTCTGTGGCACCAGTACATGATCCTGCCCCTCAAGGCTGAGGAGGCCAGGCCCGGCGAGGAGGGGCACCTcagccccagggcccaggctgCTGCAACCCTGTCAGCCTACTCGGAGGAGACCTCAATGAAGATTGAGTCTTCTGCACACCTTAAGAGCCCAACGTTAGACCCTCAACTGCCCCGGCAGGAGAGCGAGGCCGTCAAGGACTCCCAGGATCATGTTGGGTCCCAGAAGACCGGGCTAGGGGTCAGGCCTTCTCAGCGGAAGAGCATCATGGAGGAGATCCTGGTGGAGGGGAGCCCAGATCTGGAGAGCATCAGGAGCCCCTGGGAACTGGATGGCCTTCCTCTGCCAGAGTGGAATCTCTGTCTGGAAGACTTCAGAAAG GCAGTGATGGCACTCCCTGAGGAGAACCAGAGAGAAGACGCCCTAATCAGGCTCAACAAAGCGGCCCTGGAGCTGTGCCAGGAACCGCGGCCGTTGCACCCTGACTTCCTGTACCAGATGTG TTTGCAGCTGTGGCGAGATCTGATTGACAGCCTGGTAAGCCATTCCCTGTGGCTGAGGGCTCTGCTGGGCCTGCCTGAGAAGGAGACCATCTACCTGGACATGCCAGAAGAGCAAG GTGGAGTCCCAGAGAGGCGAGATGACTTGCCATCCT ATCGAAAATCACCTCCTGTCACAGAAGTGAAGGTAACTTCTGGGAAAGTGGGAAAGGAGGACCGGAAAGGGGCATCCCAGGAAAAGAAACAGTTTGGAATCAGagacaaagaagataaaaaaggACCCAGGCTGTCACCTGGGAAAGAG GACCGTTTAAATAGCAAGAAGCACAAAACAAAGGATGACAAGAAGCCGGTGAAATCTTTAAGTCGGGACGGGCTTTCCTTGGACGAGCCTGCCCCTGACAGCATCATCCCGTCTCAGGAACCCATAGATCCCCTGGTCATGGAGAAATACACCCACAGGCTGCACACTGAG GTCTGTGGGCTGCTGGATGCCCTGGTGACCGACCTGCTGGCCCTGGCTGACGACCTCCACCCCCAAAAGAATGCTGAGGAGCCTTTGCGTCTCTGCCCCTGA
- the MYCBPAP gene encoding MYCBP-associated protein isoform X1, whose translation MEDRRSEGRWPVFPFWGRGDCQRPWFCALLSVTCYLVVLERRDSAEREDSRDLGPEKSAQPHCHTIPGPPHSHCSFQLAELIHTPPCLMTLISTKEEPKQEAPKEEKAHPPWVPPLQHNFLKNWQRNIALRKKQQDALSERLKKPVSELLMHTGETYRQIQEERELLDRMLSTRSDGKGCKLTSGFWSRLEYVGDEMTGLVMTKTKTQHGLVEPITQIKKPWSIQAEMGLPAQKDAWYRYTWDRSLFLTCRRKELQSIMAELNFSQQDIDGLEVVGKGRPFSSVMVEDYSVFERSLESSSEDTVHLDLLANYPDVVPMPVLGPSLLFCGKPACWIRSSNSEDKRHVGIAVRLTFETLEGEKTSSELTVVNNGTVAIWYDWRRRSQWDSFQDLKRNRMQRFYFNNREGVILPGKTKNFTFFFKSLNAGIFRECWEFGTHPTLLGGALLQVNLHAVSLAQDIFRDERKLLESKLAAHEAVTVVENVLQELLRGILTPERTQSPVDASVTEEDLFHHRNPQLHYQHQVVQHLHSLWHQYMILPLKAEEARPGEEGHLSPRAQAAATLSAYSEETSMKIESSAHLKSPTLDPQLPRQESEAVKDSQDHVGSQKTGLGVRPSQRKSIMEEILVEGSPDLESIRSPWELDGLPLPEWNLCLEDFRKAVMALPEENQREDALIRLNKAALELCQEPRPLHPDFLYQMCLQLWRDLIDSLVSHSLWLRALLGLPEKETIYLDMPEEQGGVPERRDDLPSYRKSPPVTEVKVTSGKVGKEDRKGASQEKKQFGIRDKEDKKGPRLSPGKEDRLNSKKHKTKDDKKPVKSLSRDGLSLDEPAPDSIIPSQEPIDPLVMEKYTHRLHTEVCGLLDALVTDLLALADDLHPQKNAEEPLRLCP comes from the exons ATGGAGGACAGGCGCAGTGAAGGACGTTGGCCAGTCTTCCCGTTCTGGGGCAGAGGGGACTGCCAGCGCCCCTGGTTCTGTGCTTTGCTTTCTGTCACTTGCTACCTTGTGGTCCTGGAGAGGAGGGACTCGGCAGAAAGGGAGGACAGCAGGGATTTAGGCCCGGAGAAGTCTGCTCAGCCCCACTGCCACACCATCCCTGGCCCTCCACACTCACATTGCTCTTTTCAGCTGGCTGAGCTGATACACACCCCACCCTGTCTGATGACCCTCATCTCAACTAAAGAAGAGCCAAAGCAGGAAGCCCCCAAAGAAGAGAAGGCACATCCTCCCTGGGTCCCGCCTCTGCAGCACAACTTTCTGAAAAACTGGCAGCGCAACATAGCCCTTCGGAAGAAGCAGCAGGATGCTCTCAGCG AACGGCTGAAGAAGCCAGTCAGCGAGCTGCTGATGCACACAGGGGAGACCTACAGACAGATCCAGGAGGAGCGGGAGCTCCTTGACCGAATGCTGTCAACACGGTCTGATGGGAAG GGCTGCAAGTTGACCAGTGGGTTCTGGAGTCGACTGGAATACGTGGGAGACGAAATGACGGGTCTGGTAATGACAAAGACAAAAACTCAGCATGGCCTCGTGGAGCCAATCACTCAGATCAAGAAGCCCTGGTCCATCCAGGCAGAGATGG GGTTGCCAGCCCAGAAGGACGCATGGTACCGCTACACCTGGGATCGGAGTCTGTTTCTGACCTGCCGGCGCAAGGAGCTGCAGAGCATCATGGCAGAGCTGAATTTTAGCCAGCAG gaCATTGATGGCCTGGAGGTGGTGGGCAAAGGGCGGCCTTTCTCCAGTGTTATGGTGGAAGACTATTCAGTGTTTGAAAGGAGCTTGGAAAGCTCCTCTGAGGACACAGTGCACTT AGACTTATTGGCCAATTACCCTGATGTGGTTCCTATGCCTGTTCTTGGCCCTTCTCTGCTGTTCTGTGGGAAGCCAGCCTGCTGGATCCGAAGCAGTAATTCAGAGGACAAG aggCATGTTGGAATTGCTGTCCGCTTGACCTTTGAAACTCTAGAAGGGGAGAAAACATCTTCAGAACTGACCGTGGTCAATAATGGCACAGTGGCCATTTGGTATGACTGGCGGCGGCGGTCACAGTGGGACTCTTTCCAAGACCTGAAGAGGAATAGGATGCAGAGGTTCTACTTCAACAATCGGGAAG GTGTAATTCTGCCTGGAAAAACTAAAAACTTTACCTTTTTCTTCAAATCTTTGAATGCTGGGATCTTCAGGGAGTGTTGGGAATTTGGAACCCACCCTACCCTATTGGGAGGGGCTCTGCTGCAGGTCAACCTCCATGCGGTCTCCTTGGCCCAGGACATTTTTCGGGATGAGAGGAAGTTATTGGAG AGCAAACTGGCCGCCCATGAAGCAGTCACCGTCGTGGAGAACGTGCTGCAGGAGCTCCTGAGGGGGATCCTGACGCCCGAGCGCACACAGTCACCTGTGGATGCCTCTGTCACTGAGGAGGACTTGTTCCACCATAGGAATCCTCAG CTGCATTACCAGCACCAGGTGGTGCAACATCTGCACAGTCTGTGGCACCAGTACATGATCCTGCCCCTCAAGGCTGAGGAGGCCAGGCCCGGCGAGGAGGGGCACCTcagccccagggcccaggctgCTGCAACCCTGTCAGCCTACTCGGAGGAGACCTCAATGAAGATTGAGTCTTCTGCACACCTTAAGAGCCCAACGTTAGACCCTCAACTGCCCCGGCAGGAGAGCGAGGCCGTCAAGGACTCCCAGGATCATGTTGGGTCCCAGAAGACCGGGCTAGGGGTCAGGCCTTCTCAGCGGAAGAGCATCATGGAGGAGATCCTGGTGGAGGGGAGCCCAGATCTGGAGAGCATCAGGAGCCCCTGGGAACTGGATGGCCTTCCTCTGCCAGAGTGGAATCTCTGTCTGGAAGACTTCAGAAAG GCAGTGATGGCACTCCCTGAGGAGAACCAGAGAGAAGACGCCCTAATCAGGCTCAACAAAGCGGCCCTGGAGCTGTGCCAGGAACCGCGGCCGTTGCACCCTGACTTCCTGTACCAGATGTG TTTGCAGCTGTGGCGAGATCTGATTGACAGCCTGGTAAGCCATTCCCTGTGGCTGAGGGCTCTGCTGGGCCTGCCTGAGAAGGAGACCATCTACCTGGACATGCCAGAAGAGCAAG GTGGAGTCCCAGAGAGGCGAGATGACTTGCCATCCT ATCGAAAATCACCTCCTGTCACAGAAGTGAAGGTAACTTCTGGGAAAGTGGGAAAGGAGGACCGGAAAGGGGCATCCCAGGAAAAGAAACAGTTTGGAATCAGagacaaagaagataaaaaaggACCCAGGCTGTCACCTGGGAAAGAG GACCGTTTAAATAGCAAGAAGCACAAAACAAAGGATGACAAGAAGCCGGTGAAATCTTTAAGTCGGGACGGGCTTTCCTTGGACGAGCCTGCCCCTGACAGCATCATCCCGTCTCAGGAACCCATAGATCCCCTGGTCATGGAGAAATACACCCACAGGCTGCACACTGAG GTCTGTGGGCTGCTGGATGCCCTGGTGACCGACCTGCTGGCCCTGGCTGACGACCTCCACCCCCAAAAGAATGCTGAGGAGCCTTTGCGTCTCTGCCCCTGA